The following proteins are co-located in the Candidatus Accumulibacter cognatus genome:
- the cysT gene encoding sulfate ABC transporter permease subunit CysT → MAGPSTRSISRSRCLAVAAWSSSCLRPATRRQILPGFGLSLACTLAYLSLLVLLPLSGLAFRASQLGPADLWVIATGERALASYRVTFGASLLAATINAFFGLIVAWILVRYSFPGKRAIDALVDLPFALPTAVAGITLATLYADNGWIGRYLEPLGVKVAFTPFGIVVALTFIGLPFVVRTLQPVIEDIESEVEEAAASLGASRWQTFIRVLFPAIFPALLTGFTLAFSRSVGEYGSVIFIAGNMPLISEITPLLIISKLEQYDVVGATVLAMVMLIISFVLLLTVNALQWWAMNRHSGCSPSMGAHQ, encoded by the coding sequence ATGGCGGGACCTTCGACCAGATCTATCAGCAGAAGTAGGTGCCTTGCCGTGGCTGCCTGGTCATCGTCCTGTTTGAGACCGGCTACCCGCCGACAGATCCTGCCCGGTTTCGGCCTGTCGCTGGCTTGTACCCTGGCTTACCTGTCGTTGCTGGTCCTGCTGCCGCTTTCCGGCCTGGCGTTCCGGGCCAGTCAGCTGGGCCCGGCCGATCTCTGGGTGATCGCCACGGGCGAACGAGCACTGGCTTCGTATCGCGTGACCTTCGGTGCATCTTTGCTGGCCGCGACGATCAATGCCTTCTTTGGTCTGATCGTCGCCTGGATTCTCGTGCGCTACTCGTTCCCAGGCAAGCGTGCCATTGATGCCTTGGTCGATCTGCCCTTTGCATTGCCGACGGCGGTGGCCGGAATTACCCTGGCCACCCTTTATGCGGACAATGGCTGGATTGGCCGATACCTTGAGCCGCTAGGCGTCAAGGTGGCGTTCACGCCGTTTGGCATCGTCGTTGCCCTGACTTTTATCGGTCTGCCTTTTGTCGTTCGCACGCTACAACCGGTGATCGAGGATATCGAGTCGGAGGTCGAGGAGGCTGCCGCATCACTGGGTGCTTCGCGCTGGCAGACCTTCATCCGTGTCCTCTTTCCGGCGATCTTCCCCGCGCTACTCACTGGTTTCACACTGGCCTTTTCACGTTCTGTCGGAGAATACGGATCGGTCATTTTCATTGCTGGCAACATGCCCCTGATCTCGGAAATCACGCCCTTGCTGATCATCTCCAAACTCGAACAGTATGATGTCGTTGGCGCGACCGTCTTGGCGATGGTCATGCTGATCATTTCCTTTGTGCTGCTGCTCACCGTAAACGCCTTGCAGTGGTGGGCGATGAATCGGCACAGTGGATGTTCGCCAAGCATGGGAGCGCACCAGTGA
- a CDS encoding sulfate ABC transporter substrate-binding protein — translation MLRVIRRLFLALTLTFSVTWAFAEGSSLLNVSYDVARDYYKDYNPMFQKHWKTLSGESIELKQSHAGSSKQVRAVADGLEADVVTMNQASDVDFLAEKGLVAKDYAKKFPNNASPYTSTMVFIVRKGNPKGLKDWNDLVKPGVQVILPHPKNTGNGRYTYLAAWGYALSQAGANDRAAQDFVARLLKNVPLFAAGGRDATTTFMQRKIGDVLISFESEAELIAREFGKGEFEVVYPSLSILTEFPVAIIDKVVDKKGTRKAAQAYLDFLWSPVGQENAAQNYLRPRNQEILKKYAAQFPPIKTFSVDEVFGGWARAYPTHFRDGGTFDQIYQQK, via the coding sequence ATGTTACGAGTGATTCGCCGGTTGTTCCTGGCCCTGACGTTAACTTTTTCTGTCACCTGGGCTTTTGCAGAAGGCAGCAGCCTGCTTAACGTCTCGTACGACGTTGCCCGGGATTATTACAAGGACTACAACCCGATGTTCCAGAAACACTGGAAAACGCTTTCCGGTGAGTCGATCGAGTTGAAACAGTCACACGCGGGATCGAGCAAGCAGGTGCGGGCCGTCGCCGACGGTCTGGAAGCCGATGTGGTGACCATGAATCAGGCGTCCGATGTCGACTTTCTTGCCGAGAAGGGGCTGGTGGCCAAGGATTACGCGAAGAAATTTCCAAACAACGCGTCGCCCTACACGTCGACGATGGTGTTCATCGTTCGCAAGGGTAACCCGAAAGGCTTGAAGGACTGGAACGATCTCGTCAAACCGGGAGTCCAGGTGATCCTGCCGCATCCCAAGAACACCGGCAATGGCCGTTACACCTATCTTGCCGCGTGGGGCTACGCACTCAGTCAGGCCGGTGCCAACGACCGAGCAGCGCAGGATTTCGTTGCCCGGCTGCTGAAGAACGTCCCCTTGTTCGCCGCCGGTGGTCGCGATGCGACCACCACTTTCATGCAGCGGAAGATCGGTGATGTGCTGATTTCCTTCGAGAGTGAGGCCGAACTGATTGCCCGTGAGTTCGGTAAAGGCGAGTTCGAAGTGGTGTACCCTTCGTTGTCGATCCTCACCGAATTTCCTGTTGCCATCATCGACAAGGTGGTCGACAAGAAAGGTACGCGCAAGGCGGCGCAGGCTTATCTCGATTTCCTGTGGTCGCCGGTGGGCCAGGAAAACGCCGCTCAGAACTATTTGCGGCCGCGAAACCAGGAGATCCTGAAAAAGTACGCTGCGCAGTTTCCCCCGATCAAGACTTTCAGCGTCGACGAGGTTTTTGGCGGCTGGGCCAGGGCCTATCCGACGCACTTCCGGGATGGCGGGACCTTCGACCAGATCTATCAGCAGAAGTAG
- the pbpG gene encoding D-alanyl-D-alanine endopeptidase: MRMTLRAALLLGAMVGTATLTVGEAHALEKGQGKTESQKRKALPVVQKGKGEAVAQKGKVEPVARANSSRSSGNRGGVQPIAGKDKALPPTRHGMAVPLARKDKSGVRVAESAHVARIGKYVQPEANGGLTHSFQKKNLTRVLAGHVDLWQDPGRLAVQSGSALVIAQDGGEPLYEKNANAIVPVASITKLMTAMVVLDSMPNLQSPITITDEDVDYLRGSRSRLGVGAVITRETALLLALMSSENRAANALGRHYPGGLPAFVAAMNRKAASLGMSSSHFEDPTGLNSNNVSTAHDLARMVAAAHHYPLIREFSTTPGVRTEVKGRELDFHNTNQLVSSPTWEIGLSKTGYIQEAGKCLVMQARVADKPVVIVLLDSAGKQTRIGDANRIKRWMESASVTGKLPTRV; this comes from the coding sequence ATGCGGATGACATTGAGAGCAGCATTGCTGCTGGGCGCCATGGTGGGAACGGCGACGCTGACGGTGGGGGAGGCCCATGCGCTGGAGAAGGGTCAAGGCAAGACTGAGTCACAGAAGAGAAAGGCTTTGCCGGTCGTACAGAAAGGCAAAGGGGAAGCAGTCGCCCAGAAGGGCAAGGTCGAGCCGGTGGCCCGGGCGAATTCTTCACGTTCTTCGGGGAACCGGGGTGGGGTCCAGCCAATCGCCGGCAAGGACAAGGCTTTACCGCCAACCCGACACGGGATGGCTGTACCTTTGGCTCGTAAGGACAAGTCAGGGGTTCGAGTGGCTGAGTCCGCACACGTCGCTCGGATCGGTAAGTATGTCCAGCCAGAGGCAAACGGTGGGTTGACGCATTCGTTCCAGAAAAAGAATCTGACCAGAGTTCTTGCCGGTCATGTCGATCTCTGGCAGGATCCGGGCCGTTTGGCCGTCCAGTCGGGATCCGCACTGGTGATTGCCCAGGACGGTGGTGAGCCGCTGTACGAAAAGAACGCCAACGCCATTGTGCCGGTTGCATCGATCACCAAACTGATGACGGCGATGGTCGTACTTGACAGCATGCCCAATCTTCAGTCGCCGATTACGATCACCGATGAGGATGTTGACTATCTGCGAGGTAGCCGTTCACGCCTCGGAGTAGGTGCGGTGATTACGCGTGAAACGGCCCTGCTCCTTGCGCTGATGTCCTCAGAGAACCGCGCAGCTAATGCTCTCGGACGCCATTACCCGGGTGGCTTGCCGGCTTTCGTCGCGGCGATGAATCGTAAGGCGGCCTCGCTCGGGATGAGCAGTTCGCATTTTGAGGATCCCACTGGTCTCAATAGCAACAATGTCTCCACGGCACATGACTTGGCACGAATGGTTGCGGCGGCACATCACTATCCCTTGATTCGCGAGTTCTCGACAACCCCTGGGGTGCGTACCGAAGTCAAGGGCCGCGAGCTCGACTTTCACAACACCAATCAGTTGGTCAGTAGTCCGACCTGGGAGATCGGGTTGTCGAAAACTGGTTACATTCAGGAAGCCGGCAAGTGTCTGGTCATGCAGGCGCGTGTTGCGGACAAGCCAGTTGTGATCGTGCTGCTTGACTCAGCCGGCAAGCAGACCCGCATTGGCGACGCCAATCGCATCAAGCGCTGGATGGAAAGTGCATCAGTAACGGGTAAGCTGCCGACACGCGTTTGA
- a CDS encoding patatin-like phospholipase family protein — MLKTALVLGGGGARAAYQVGALLAIRELLGDPTTNPFPILCGTSAGAVNAATLACHANNFSSAVEALADVWRNMHAGQIYRSDPLGMGIAGARWLSALLLGWVIQRSPRSLLDNQPLRRLLEQRLNFGNIDRCISSGALYALSITASGYTTGHGVSFFQGHPEVERWQRTNRVGCRAHLSVEHLMASSALPFIFPAVYLNREYFGDGSMRQQAPISPAIHLGAEKILIIGVAQINDTTGRQSSQSYPTLAQIAGHVLSSIFLDSLAVDVERMERINQAISKIPEDLLTSGDIGLRSVQSLTITPSERIDYLAARHTRALPLTVRTLLRGLGAMNRRGGALTSYLLFEQPYTQALIDLGYKDTMARRGEVKAFLEY, encoded by the coding sequence ATGTTAAAAACTGCTCTTGTTCTTGGTGGCGGAGGCGCGCGGGCCGCGTATCAGGTGGGCGCTCTGCTGGCCATTCGTGAATTGCTCGGCGACCCGACGACCAATCCATTCCCGATACTTTGCGGCACCTCTGCCGGTGCCGTCAATGCAGCTACTCTGGCGTGTCATGCCAACAACTTCAGCTCTGCCGTGGAAGCGCTGGCGGATGTCTGGCGTAACATGCACGCAGGGCAAATCTATCGGTCTGATCCTCTAGGGATGGGAATCGCCGGGGCCCGCTGGCTGAGTGCATTGTTGTTGGGCTGGGTAATTCAGCGCAGTCCGCGTTCGTTGCTGGATAATCAGCCGCTGCGCAGGCTTCTCGAACAGCGATTGAATTTCGGCAACATAGACCGCTGCATCTCCAGTGGCGCACTTTACGCTCTCAGCATTACTGCATCGGGCTACACGACGGGGCATGGCGTCAGTTTCTTTCAGGGGCATCCAGAGGTGGAGAGATGGCAGCGTACGAATCGCGTTGGCTGTCGCGCACATCTGTCGGTTGAACATCTGATGGCATCGAGTGCGCTCCCTTTCATCTTTCCTGCGGTGTACCTCAATCGCGAGTATTTTGGCGATGGGTCGATGCGCCAACAGGCCCCAATTTCGCCTGCTATCCATCTCGGCGCAGAGAAAATCCTGATCATCGGCGTCGCGCAAATAAACGATACGACGGGGCGGCAGAGTTCCCAGAGCTATCCGACCCTGGCACAGATTGCCGGGCATGTGCTGTCATCGATCTTTCTGGATAGTCTGGCTGTTGATGTCGAACGGATGGAGCGAATCAACCAAGCTATCTCGAAAATCCCGGAAGATTTGCTGACCAGCGGGGATATTGGGCTGCGGTCCGTGCAGTCTTTGACCATCACTCCATCCGAACGTATTGATTACCTTGCCGCACGCCATACCCGTGCGTTGCCCCTGACGGTGAGAACGTTGTTGCGCGGCTTGGGGGCGATGAATCGACGCGGCGGGGCTCTGACCAGTTACCTCCTCTTCGAACAACCCTATACCCAGGCATTGATCGACCTCGGCTACAAGGACACGATGGCGCGTCGTGGAGAAGTCAAAGCTTTCCTTGAATACTGA